One genomic window of Candidatus Pseudobacter hemicellulosilyticus includes the following:
- a CDS encoding sugar phosphate isomerase/epimerase, whose translation MQSFLYRSAAACLLILCLVRCNDQPADKTAAATTDSTAITGSWKLGIQFWTFHVYPFLTAVEKADSAGIKNIEAFLGQPIGGDSRDTFGIRLSTEGRDKVKQLLRSKGMTMVAFGVVVPQSVQEWAQTFQLARDMGVQYITAEPLKSHWGIADSLAGVYGIPVAIHDHPRSSPYDHPDSVIAAMKGHPNLYACADLGHWARSGLDVVDCLKKLEGRIIGSHLKDVVAFNNPQAADTIPGKGVIRFPEVFAEFKRQQFKGMFSIEHESNWANNVPDVMEIVTFYQQQVAAVK comes from the coding sequence ATGCAATCATTCCTGTACAGGAGCGCGGCTGCTTGCCTGCTGATCCTTTGCCTGGTCCGCTGCAACGACCAGCCCGCAGACAAGACCGCCGCTGCTACTACCGATTCAACAGCCATTACCGGTTCCTGGAAATTAGGTATCCAGTTCTGGACCTTCCATGTATATCCCTTCCTCACAGCCGTAGAAAAAGCGGACAGCGCCGGCATCAAAAACATAGAAGCCTTCCTGGGACAGCCCATTGGCGGGGATTCCAGAGATACTTTCGGCATCCGCCTGTCAACCGAAGGCAGGGATAAAGTAAAACAGCTGCTGCGATCCAAAGGCATGACCATGGTGGCTTTTGGCGTGGTGGTACCGCAATCGGTCCAGGAATGGGCGCAGACCTTTCAGCTGGCCAGGGACATGGGCGTTCAGTATATTACGGCCGAGCCGCTCAAGTCGCACTGGGGCATTGCCGATAGTCTGGCCGGAGTGTACGGTATTCCGGTAGCCATTCATGACCATCCCCGCAGCAGCCCCTATGATCACCCGGATTCCGTGATAGCGGCTATGAAAGGACACCCTAACCTCTATGCCTGTGCCGACCTGGGCCACTGGGCTCGTAGCGGACTGGATGTGGTGGACTGCCTCAAAAAACTGGAAGGCCGCATCATCGGCTCGCACCTGAAAGATGTAGTGGCATTCAATAATCCCCAGGCCGCCGATACCATTCCCGGCAAGGGCGTGATCAGGTTCCCCGAAGTATTTGCCGAATTCAAAAGACAACAATTCAAAGGCATGTTCTCCATAGAACATGAGTCCAACTGGGCCAATAATGTGCCCGATGTAATGGAGATTGTGACCTTCTACCAGCAGCAGGTAGCTGCTGTTAAATAA
- a CDS encoding single-stranded DNA-binding protein, with product MIKLQVIGNLGKDCVTNTVNGKNVINFNVAHTEKFKDAQGNQKDKTIWVECAYWTERTGIAPYLRKGTQVYVEGTPEVRTYPKNDGTTGASLTLRVLNVQLLGARTEGGSGGYGGGDSNYASAPAGPAVNTGGGAPMNEPMDDLPF from the coding sequence ATGATTAAACTACAGGTAATCGGCAATCTGGGTAAGGATTGCGTCACGAACACAGTGAACGGGAAGAATGTGATCAATTTCAACGTGGCCCATACAGAAAAATTTAAGGATGCCCAGGGAAACCAGAAAGACAAGACTATCTGGGTGGAATGTGCTTACTGGACAGAACGTACTGGTATCGCCCCTTACCTGCGCAAAGGCACCCAGGTGTATGTAGAAGGTACACCAGAGGTAAGGACCTATCCCAAGAATGATGGTACTACCGGTGCTTCCCTGACCCTGCGTGTACTCAACGTACAATTACTGGGCGCCCGTACGGAAGGTGGCAGTGGTGGTTATGGTGGCGGTGACAGCAACTATGCCAGCGCCCCTGCCGGACCAGCTGTCAATACAGGTGGTGGTGCGCCTATGAATGAACCCATGGACGATCTGCCATTCTAA
- a CDS encoding M14 family metallopeptidase — MRKLLFFVAMALLLGPLAAYSQDLGYYLPAGVQYDPAIPKPKDIIYHEPGEWHVTHDRLVNYMQALATAAPGRIKLETMGFTYEQRPQVLLIITSPANHQKLETIRQQHVLLTDPARSGSLDIDQLPLVVYIGHSIHGNEPSGANAALLSAYYLAAAQGKGIEELLDSTVILLDPAFNPDGLQRFSTWVNQHKSQQLVTDPFSREFNEVWPGGRFNHYWFDLNRDWLPAVHVESQHRLRWFHAWKPNILTDHHEQGSNATFFFQPGVPSRVNPLTPARNQELTAKLGEFHAAYLDSIGSLYFTKESYDDFYYGKGSTYPDVQGCIGILFEQASSRGHAQQTINGVLRFPFTIRNQFVTTLSTLAGAKALRKELLAWQRDFYKSAVSEASAAPVKGYVYGDAADPAKTALFTEMLRRHQITVHALKENLTAGEYRFEKEKAFLVPAAQPQYRLIRGIFDKTLTYKDSLFYDITAWTMPLAFGLPYAELGAGQYKPGLLGAIIDTVHFPTGTVNGGLSRYAYVFRWDSYYAPRALYELQMAGILTKVATAPFAIRTAAGQQSFDYGSILVPVGLQKGSPEQVYALLQKVASRNALEVLALPTGAASTGVDLGSARMTVLTPPAIALLVGPGVNATDAGEVWHLLDQRFQIPATQLEIGTFNRMDPDRYNTLVMVGGNYNELNKEKLKSWVQGGGTLVLTEEAVTWAAQNGLTELSFRKAKEDTLVKAVYAEREFREGAKRMNGAIFRATIDRSHPLAYGYNYPNIDLFKSTSIFVEKTKNLYAQPFVYGDSPLQSGFITKGNYEVLKQSAAVQVSTLGGGRVISLADNPNFRAYWLGGTKLFLNALFFGRLIDAGSAR, encoded by the coding sequence ATGAGAAAATTGCTATTTTTTGTGGCAATGGCCCTGCTGCTGGGACCATTGGCAGCCTATAGCCAGGACCTGGGGTATTACCTTCCTGCCGGCGTACAGTATGATCCGGCCATCCCCAAACCCAAAGACATTATTTACCATGAACCGGGCGAGTGGCATGTGACCCACGACCGCCTCGTCAACTATATGCAGGCCCTGGCCACCGCCGCGCCTGGCAGGATAAAGCTGGAAACCATGGGTTTTACCTATGAGCAGCGGCCGCAGGTGCTGCTGATCATCACTTCTCCGGCCAATCACCAGAAACTGGAAACCATCCGCCAGCAGCATGTCCTGCTCACGGACCCGGCCCGGTCCGGCTCCCTGGATATTGACCAGCTGCCCCTGGTGGTCTATATCGGCCACTCCATCCATGGTAACGAGCCCAGCGGCGCCAACGCCGCCCTGCTTAGCGCCTATTACCTGGCGGCAGCGCAGGGCAAGGGCATTGAGGAATTGCTGGACAGCACCGTGATCCTGCTGGACCCCGCTTTTAACCCGGACGGACTGCAGCGGTTCAGTACCTGGGTGAACCAGCACAAGAGCCAGCAGCTGGTCACTGATCCTTTCAGTCGCGAGTTCAACGAGGTATGGCCTGGTGGCCGGTTCAACCATTACTGGTTTGACCTGAACCGCGACTGGCTCCCGGCCGTTCATGTGGAAAGCCAGCACCGCCTGCGCTGGTTCCATGCCTGGAAACCCAATATCCTTACGGATCACCACGAGCAGGGCAGCAACGCCACGTTCTTTTTCCAGCCCGGCGTTCCCTCCCGCGTCAACCCGCTCACCCCCGCCCGTAACCAGGAGCTGACAGCAAAACTGGGCGAGTTCCATGCCGCCTACCTGGATAGTATCGGCTCCCTGTATTTTACCAAGGAGAGCTATGATGATTTCTACTATGGCAAGGGCTCTACCTACCCGGATGTGCAGGGTTGCATCGGTATTCTCTTTGAGCAGGCTTCCTCCAGGGGCCATGCCCAGCAGACCATCAACGGCGTGCTGCGGTTCCCCTTCACTATCCGCAACCAGTTTGTGACCACCCTGTCCACGCTGGCCGGCGCCAAAGCTTTACGCAAGGAGCTGCTGGCCTGGCAAAGGGACTTCTATAAAAGCGCGGTCAGCGAAGCATCAGCCGCGCCGGTCAAAGGCTATGTGTATGGCGATGCAGCTGATCCGGCCAAAACGGCCCTGTTCACAGAGATGCTTCGCCGTCACCAGATTACAGTGCATGCGCTGAAAGAGAACCTGACTGCCGGGGAGTATCGCTTTGAGAAAGAGAAAGCCTTCCTGGTACCCGCTGCACAACCGCAGTACCGGCTGATCCGCGGCATTTTTGACAAGACACTCACGTATAAGGATAGTCTATTTTATGATATTACGGCCTGGACAATGCCACTGGCCTTTGGGCTGCCTTATGCCGAACTGGGGGCAGGGCAGTACAAGCCAGGACTGCTGGGGGCTATTATTGATACTGTACATTTCCCAACGGGTACGGTGAATGGTGGCCTGAGCCGCTACGCCTATGTATTCCGCTGGGACAGCTACTATGCACCGCGGGCTTTGTATGAGCTGCAAATGGCCGGCATACTCACTAAAGTAGCTACGGCCCCTTTTGCTATCCGCACAGCGGCGGGGCAGCAGTCCTTTGATTATGGCAGTATCCTGGTGCCGGTGGGCCTGCAGAAAGGATCACCGGAGCAGGTATATGCCCTGTTGCAAAAGGTGGCTTCCCGCAATGCGCTGGAGGTATTAGCCCTGCCTACGGGTGCGGCTTCTACCGGTGTTGATCTGGGTAGCGCCCGCATGACGGTACTGACACCACCTGCTATCGCCCTGCTGGTAGGGCCTGGCGTTAATGCTACTGATGCAGGCGAGGTCTGGCACCTGCTGGACCAGCGCTTCCAGATACCGGCCACGCAGCTGGAGATCGGCACCTTTAACCGGATGGATCCGGATCGCTACAATACCCTGGTCATGGTGGGCGGGAATTACAATGAGCTGAACAAGGAAAAGCTGAAAAGCTGGGTGCAGGGTGGCGGTACGCTGGTCCTGACAGAAGAGGCAGTGACCTGGGCGGCGCAGAACGGGCTCACCGAACTGAGCTTCCGGAAGGCCAAAGAGGATACGCTGGTAAAAGCGGTCTATGCGGAGCGTGAGTTCCGCGAGGGTGCAAAGCGCATGAATGGAGCGATCTTTCGCGCAACAATTGACCGTAGTCATCCCCTTGCTTACGGGTATAATTACCCGAATATAGACCTGTTTAAATCCACATCTATTTTCGTGGAAAAAACTAAAAACTTGTATGCGCAGCCCTTCGTATATGGAGATAGCCCTTTGCAAAGCGGTTTTATCACGAAAGGCAATTACGAAGTATTGAAGCAATCAGCAGCGGTACAGGTCAGCACCCTGGGTGGGGGCCGGGTGATATCCCTGGCGGACAATCCCAATTTCCGGGCTTACTGGCTGGGTGGCACCAAATTATTCCTGAACGCCCTGTTCTTCGGCAGGCTGATAGATGCCGGTTCAGCCCGGTAG
- the mnmA gene encoding tRNA 2-thiouridine(34) synthase MnmA, whose protein sequence is MSRKGKVLMAMSGGIDSTVAALMLHHEGYEVVGITMKTWDYAASGGSKKETGCCNVDSFNDARMAAVQHGFPHFILDIRDEFGDFVIDNFVDEYLAGRTPNPCVMCNTHIKWRALLKRADALGCDFIATGHYGLIHQHTNGRYYISKGVDDTKDQSYVLWGLQQDLLSRTLLPLGKFRKTEIRQMAHDYGYPELAKKSESYEICFVPDNDYRGFLKRRVDGLEEKVAGGNFVDKNGKVLGQHKGYPFYTIGQRKGLDITFGKPVYVTNIIPETNTVMLGDEADLSRHDMLVGKINWLKYDGITEGMEALTKIRYKDKGSLSNLYAHENGILVRFYEDAKGIAPGQSAVFYEGDDVIGGGIIQRGQPLF, encoded by the coding sequence ATGAGCCGGAAAGGTAAAGTTTTAATGGCCATGAGTGGAGGGATCGACAGCACCGTTGCTGCCCTGATGTTACACCACGAAGGATATGAAGTGGTAGGGATCACCATGAAAACATGGGATTATGCCGCCAGTGGAGGCAGCAAGAAAGAAACAGGCTGCTGCAATGTGGACTCTTTTAATGATGCCCGCATGGCGGCCGTTCAGCATGGCTTCCCGCATTTCATCCTGGATATCCGGGATGAGTTCGGAGATTTTGTGATCGATAATTTTGTGGACGAATACCTGGCCGGCCGCACGCCCAACCCCTGTGTGATGTGCAATACCCATATCAAATGGCGCGCATTGCTGAAAAGGGCCGATGCCCTGGGTTGCGATTTTATTGCTACCGGCCACTATGGCCTGATCCACCAGCATACCAATGGCCGCTATTATATCAGCAAGGGCGTGGATGACACTAAGGACCAGAGCTATGTACTCTGGGGCCTGCAACAGGACCTGCTGAGCCGTACCCTGCTCCCCCTGGGTAAATTCCGGAAGACCGAGATCAGGCAGATGGCCCACGATTATGGTTACCCGGAGCTGGCTAAAAAAAGCGAAAGCTATGAGATCTGCTTTGTGCCCGACAACGATTACCGCGGCTTCCTGAAACGCCGGGTGGACGGGCTGGAAGAAAAAGTGGCAGGCGGTAATTTTGTGGACAAAAACGGTAAGGTCCTGGGCCAGCACAAAGGCTATCCCTTTTACACCATTGGCCAGCGCAAGGGCTTGGACATCACTTTCGGAAAGCCGGTCTATGTCACCAATATCATCCCTGAGACCAATACCGTGATGCTGGGTGATGAGGCTGATCTGAGCCGCCACGATATGCTGGTAGGTAAGATCAACTGGCTGAAATACGATGGCATTACTGAAGGCATGGAAGCCCTTACCAAGATCCGCTATAAGGACAAGGGCAGCCTGTCCAACCTCTATGCCCATGAGAATGGCATCCTGGTCCGCTTTTATGAGGACGCCAAGGGTATTGCCCCGGGACAGAGCGCCGTGTTCTATGAAGGCGATGATGTGATCGGCGGTGGCATTATCCAGCGTGGCCAGCCCCTGTTTTGA
- a CDS encoding Fmu (Sun) domain-containing protein, which translates to MRYFSYLSNASQLLEQYQGKVPFSIFLKQFFSRQKKFGSNDRRQIARLCYGYFRLGHSLRQLPLQERILAGVFVSAQGPEELLEQLKPEWNALTQLPVTEKLALAAGGEAAPAPAGTGEAELANIFPWADRLSEGIDTAAFRTSFGIQPDLFLRLRPGKEAGVQRKLQLEGLSFEVLGPQCLALPNSSRADKVLDIDQEAVIQDHSSQRVGELLLLVKDQLPEKPAVWDCCSGSGGKSIMAWDLLGPSIRLTVSDKRESIIHNLQERFRLAGMLQYKALVTDLTQLPPDKAAVPGGDGGKQLFPLIIADVPCTGSGTWGRTPDQLFFFAPEGIRSYSERQKKIVQAALRQLAPGGYFLYITCSVFREENEDMIAFIQANSTLQLVKKELFTGYQRKADTLFAALFQSNTV; encoded by the coding sequence ATGCGTTACTTTTCTTACCTGTCCAATGCCAGCCAGCTCCTGGAACAATACCAGGGCAAGGTCCCTTTCAGCATATTCCTGAAACAATTCTTTTCGCGCCAGAAAAAATTCGGTTCCAATGACCGGCGGCAGATCGCCCGGCTCTGTTATGGCTATTTCCGGCTGGGGCATTCCCTGCGCCAGCTGCCTCTCCAGGAGCGGATCCTGGCCGGTGTGTTTGTCAGCGCCCAGGGGCCTGAAGAACTGCTGGAACAGCTGAAGCCGGAATGGAATGCCCTGACCCAGTTGCCGGTGACCGAAAAACTGGCGCTGGCTGCCGGCGGAGAAGCTGCACCGGCGCCTGCCGGAACAGGAGAAGCGGAACTGGCAAATATCTTTCCCTGGGCCGACAGGCTCAGTGAAGGCATTGATACGGCCGCTTTCCGCACTTCTTTCGGGATACAGCCGGACCTGTTCCTGCGCCTGCGTCCCGGTAAGGAAGCCGGCGTGCAGCGAAAGCTGCAGCTGGAAGGCCTATCCTTTGAAGTATTGGGGCCGCAATGCCTGGCCCTGCCCAATAGCTCCAGGGCTGATAAAGTACTGGATATTGACCAGGAAGCCGTGATACAGGATCATAGCTCCCAGCGGGTAGGGGAGTTACTGCTGCTGGTCAAAGACCAGCTGCCGGAGAAACCGGCTGTCTGGGATTGCTGCTCTGGCAGCGGTGGTAAATCCATCATGGCCTGGGACCTGCTGGGGCCCAGCATCAGGCTAACGGTGTCGGATAAGCGGGAAAGTATTATCCATAACCTGCAGGAACGGTTCCGGCTGGCAGGCATGCTGCAGTATAAGGCCCTGGTCACAGACCTTACCCAGCTGCCTCCCGATAAGGCGGCTGTTCCGGGCGGGGATGGCGGAAAACAACTGTTTCCGCTGATCATTGCGGATGTTCCCTGCACCGGCTCGGGTACCTGGGGCCGCACACCGGACCAGCTTTTCTTTTTTGCCCCTGAAGGGATCCGCAGCTACAGCGAACGGCAAAAGAAGATTGTACAGGCTGCCCTGCGCCAGCTGGCGCCCGGCGGCTATTTCCTGTATATTACCTGTTCTGTATTCCGGGAAGAAAATGAGGACATGATTGCCTTTATTCAGGCCAACAGCACCCTGCAATTGGTGAAAAAGGAATTGTTTACTGGCTATCAGCGCAAAGCGGATACCCTGTTTGCAGCGTTGTTCCAATCCAATACTGTATAA
- the odhB gene encoding 2-oxoglutarate dehydrogenase complex dihydrolipoyllysine-residue succinyltransferase encodes MIDIKVPTVGESISEVTLLKWTKKDGDYVERDEVIAELESEKATFEVNAEQAGILKLTGINEGDTLKIGDVLASIDETAPKPEGAAPAEEPAPKEKAAAPAQPAASQAPVTAVPNDIKATPVAAAIIADKKVDPKSVTPSGYQGKIIKDDVLAALSNPGKVTGGAPLFSREEKREKMSQLRKTISRRLVEAKNTTAMLTTFNEVDMTRIMEIRSKYKDKFKELHGVGLGFMSFFTKAVCIALQEWPAVNAYIDGDHLVYHQYCDISIAVSTPRGLTVPVIRNAESLSMAEIEKKVIELANKAKDNKLSMEELQGGTFTITNGGVFGSLMSTPIINIPQSAILGMHKIQERPVAVSGQVVVRPMMYLAVSYDHRIIDGRESVSFLVRVKDLLENPEQLLFGKDPVKALLEL; translated from the coding sequence ATGATCGATATTAAAGTTCCGACAGTTGGTGAATCAATCAGTGAGGTCACTTTATTGAAATGGACAAAGAAGGATGGAGATTATGTAGAGCGGGATGAAGTGATAGCAGAACTGGAAAGCGAGAAAGCTACATTTGAAGTCAATGCAGAACAGGCAGGTATCCTGAAACTGACCGGCATCAATGAAGGCGATACCCTGAAGATCGGGGATGTACTGGCCTCTATCGATGAAACGGCGCCCAAACCTGAAGGAGCCGCCCCGGCTGAGGAACCCGCACCTAAAGAAAAGGCAGCTGCCCCGGCCCAGCCCGCCGCCAGCCAGGCGCCCGTTACTGCTGTTCCCAATGATATCAAAGCCACTCCTGTGGCGGCGGCCATCATTGCTGATAAAAAAGTGGACCCCAAATCGGTTACTCCCAGCGGTTACCAGGGCAAGATCATCAAGGATGATGTACTGGCCGCTCTGAGCAACCCCGGTAAAGTGACTGGTGGCGCCCCCCTCTTCAGCCGCGAAGAAAAAAGAGAAAAAATGAGCCAGCTGCGGAAAACCATTTCCCGCCGCCTGGTAGAAGCCAAGAATACAACGGCCATGCTCACCACTTTCAATGAGGTGGATATGACCCGTATCATGGAGATCCGATCCAAATACAAGGACAAGTTCAAGGAGCTGCACGGCGTGGGCCTGGGCTTTATGAGCTTCTTCACCAAGGCTGTCTGCATTGCCCTGCAGGAATGGCCTGCCGTGAACGCCTATATTGACGGGGATCACCTGGTATACCACCAGTACTGTGATATCTCTATTGCCGTGTCCACCCCCCGTGGCCTTACCGTTCCGGTGATCCGCAACGCGGAAAGCCTGAGCATGGCGGAGATCGAGAAAAAAGTGATTGAGCTGGCCAATAAGGCCAAGGACAATAAACTGTCCATGGAAGAGCTGCAGGGCGGCACTTTCACCATCACCAACGGTGGTGTATTCGGCTCCCTGATGAGCACGCCCATCATCAATATCCCGCAAAGCGCTATCCTGGGTATGCACAAGATCCAGGAAAGACCGGTGGCAGTGAGTGGCCAGGTGGTGGTTCGTCCCATGATGTACCTGGCGGTCAGCTATGATCACCGAATCATTGACGGCCGGGAATCTGTCAGCTTCCTGGTACGCGTGAAAGACCTGCTGGAAAACCCAGAACAATTACTCTTTGGCAAAGACCCGGTGAAAGCACTGCTGGAGCTTTGA
- a CDS encoding 2-oxoglutarate dehydrogenase E1 component, producing MKDFSYITNSHPAFIESLYQDFVKDPGSVDPDLKKFFEGFDFAVSEGKAATNGAASSNGTAAAAPASGIDWKKEVSVYRLILGYRNKGHLIAKTNPIRPRKDRNANLELSFYGLSEEDLDKEFQVGYRIGLGTTTLRNILNHLQQTYAAHVGIEFKYISDQKKVDWLANEMERKFAVPLPIDQQKRVLEKLNQGVIFEKFLHTKYVGQKRFSLEGGETTIAALDAIINTAADHDVQEVAIGMAHRGRLNVLANVLGKTYEQIFSEFEGTAKLDQTMGSGDVKYHMGYGSELVTPNGKTIHLKLMPNPSHLEAVDPVVVGFARAKADVLYESDFDKILPILIHGDASIAGQGIVYEVAQMCALKGYYTGGTMHFVINNQIGFTTDFDDARSSDYCTSLAAMIQAPVMHVNGDDAEAVVKCVEIATRYRQEFNSDVFIDMVCYRRHGHNEGDDPKFTQPHLYSLIDKHQNPREVYANFLLEKGEADARELAKQMEKKFWADLQERLDDVKQNPLPYHYQAPELAWKSLKKATQEDFDQSPVTGISDEQFKTVFGALMGWPEGFKPLKKVEKIIHDKVKIYNEEGKIDWATGELLGYGSLLLDGYDVRMSGQDVCRGTFSHRHAVLRDENTDQAYSRLSSIPGAKGHFRIYNSLLSEYAVLGFEYGYSMANPNALVLWEAQFGDFANGAQTMIDQFIAAGEQKWNRMNGVGMLLPHGYEGQGPEHSSARLERFLQMCAELNMVVTNITTSANFFHATRRQMLWSFRKPWINFSPKANLRHPGSYSPKQAFLEAGFQEVIDDAVITDPGAVTKVLFCSGKIYFDLAERQQKENIQDTAIIRVEQLYPLPLKQLEALYAKYSKATWFWVQEEPLNMGAASFLQMNLKSINYGVISRQPSAATATGYAKVHAQEQTEIIDTAFSI from the coding sequence ATGAAGGACTTTTCCTACATAACTAACTCTCATCCTGCATTTATTGAGAGTCTGTACCAGGATTTTGTAAAGGACCCGGGTAGCGTTGATCCCGATCTTAAGAAATTCTTTGAAGGTTTTGATTTTGCTGTCAGTGAAGGGAAAGCAGCCACCAACGGGGCTGCCAGTAGTAACGGTACTGCCGCCGCGGCGCCCGCTTCGGGCATCGACTGGAAAAAGGAGGTATCCGTATACCGCCTCATCCTGGGGTATCGGAACAAGGGCCACCTGATTGCCAAGACCAACCCCATCCGTCCCCGTAAAGACCGTAACGCCAACCTGGAACTATCGTTCTATGGCCTGTCGGAAGAAGACCTGGACAAAGAATTCCAGGTAGGGTACCGGATCGGCCTGGGCACCACTACCCTCCGCAATATCCTCAACCACCTGCAGCAGACCTATGCCGCCCATGTGGGGATTGAATTCAAATATATCAGCGACCAGAAAAAAGTGGACTGGCTGGCCAATGAAATGGAACGGAAATTTGCCGTCCCCCTGCCCATTGACCAGCAGAAACGCGTCCTTGAAAAGCTCAACCAGGGCGTAATCTTCGAAAAATTCCTCCATACCAAATACGTAGGGCAGAAACGTTTCTCGCTGGAAGGCGGGGAAACCACCATCGCCGCCCTTGACGCCATCATCAATACCGCTGCCGACCATGATGTACAGGAAGTAGCCATCGGGATGGCCCACCGCGGCCGCCTCAATGTGCTGGCCAATGTGCTGGGTAAGACCTACGAGCAGATCTTCAGCGAATTTGAAGGCACCGCCAAGCTGGACCAGACCATGGGCAGCGGCGACGTGAAATACCATATGGGTTACGGCAGTGAACTGGTTACGCCCAACGGCAAGACCATCCACCTCAAGCTGATGCCCAACCCCTCGCACCTGGAAGCAGTGGACCCCGTGGTAGTAGGCTTTGCCCGCGCCAAGGCGGACGTGCTGTATGAAAGCGATTTTGATAAGATATTACCCATCCTGATCCATGGCGACGCCAGCATCGCCGGACAGGGTATAGTGTATGAAGTAGCACAGATGTGCGCCCTCAAAGGGTATTACACCGGCGGCACCATGCACTTTGTGATCAATAACCAGATCGGGTTCACCACCGATTTTGATGATGCCCGCAGCTCCGACTACTGTACTTCCCTGGCCGCTATGATCCAGGCCCCTGTCATGCACGTGAACGGGGACGATGCAGAAGCCGTGGTGAAATGCGTGGAGATTGCTACCCGCTACCGGCAGGAATTCAATTCCGACGTGTTCATTGACATGGTCTGCTATCGCCGCCATGGGCATAATGAAGGCGATGATCCCAAGTTCACCCAGCCACATCTGTACTCCCTGATCGATAAGCACCAGAATCCCCGTGAGGTATACGCCAATTTCCTGCTGGAAAAAGGGGAGGCTGACGCGAGGGAGCTGGCCAAGCAGATGGAGAAGAAATTCTGGGCGGATCTGCAGGAAAGGCTGGATGATGTAAAACAGAATCCTCTGCCTTACCATTACCAGGCGCCTGAACTGGCCTGGAAAAGCCTGAAAAAAGCTACACAGGAGGACTTTGACCAGTCGCCCGTGACCGGCATCAGCGATGAGCAGTTCAAAACCGTCTTCGGTGCGCTCATGGGCTGGCCCGAAGGGTTCAAGCCGCTGAAAAAAGTAGAAAAGATCATCCACGATAAAGTAAAGATCTATAACGAAGAAGGCAAGATAGACTGGGCTACCGGCGAGTTGCTGGGGTATGGCAGTCTCCTGCTGGATGGTTATGATGTGCGGATGAGCGGCCAGGATGTATGCCGCGGCACATTCTCCCACCGCCATGCGGTGCTGCGCGATGAGAATACGGACCAGGCCTACAGCAGGCTCAGCAGTATTCCCGGCGCCAAAGGACATTTCCGGATCTACAACTCCTTACTGAGTGAATACGCAGTATTAGGTTTTGAATATGGCTATTCCATGGCCAACCCCAATGCCCTGGTATTATGGGAAGCGCAGTTTGGCGATTTTGCCAATGGCGCCCAGACCATGATTGACCAGTTCATTGCTGCCGGCGAACAGAAATGGAACCGTATGAACGGGGTAGGCATGCTGCTGCCGCACGGCTATGAAGGCCAGGGACCTGAGCATAGCAGCGCACGCCTGGAGCGTTTCCTGCAGATGTGTGCGGAGCTGAATATGGTAGTGACCAATATCACCACCTCGGCCAACTTCTTCCATGCTACGCGCAGGCAGATGCTGTGGAGTTTCCGCAAACCCTGGATCAATTTCTCACCCAAGGCCAACCTGCGCCACCCGGGCAGCTACAGCCCGAAACAGGCTTTCCTGGAAGCTGGCTTCCAGGAAGTGATTGATGATGCTGTAATAACAGATCCCGGCGCTGTGACCAAAGTGCTGTTCTGCTCCGGCAAGATCTATTTTGACCTGGCTGAGCGTCAGCAGAAAGAGAATATCCAGGATACGGCCATCATCCGGGTAGAACAATTATACCCGCTGCCGCTGAAGCAGCTGGAAGCCCTGTATGCCAAATACAGCAAGGCCACCTGGTTCTGGGTTCAGGAAGAACCGCTGAACATGGGCGCCGCCAGCTTCCTGCAGATGAACCTGAAGAGCATCAATTATGGTGTTATCAGTCGTCAGCCCAGCGCAGCTACCGCCACCGGTTATGCGAAAGTGCATGCCCAGGAGCAGACGGAGATCATTGATACGGCTTTCTCCATTTAA
- the rpsT gene encoding 30S ribosomal protein S20: MEDLLKALTFAVLNFGYEMANHKATKKDVRQAAKRRERNKYYGKTTRNAIRDLKALKTGSEAADQLPEVASQIDKLAKRGVIHKNKAANLKSQLAKRVNTLVAAK; the protein is encoded by the coding sequence TTGGAAGATTTGCTGAAGGCGCTTACCTTTGCCGTCCTAAATTTTGGATACGAAATGGCAAATCACAAGGCTACCAAAAAAGATGTGCGTCAGGCCGCTAAACGTCGCGAAAGAAATAAATACTACGGTAAAACCACCCGCAATGCTATCCGTGACCTGAAAGCATTGAAAACAGGTTCGGAAGCCGCAGACCAACTGCCTGAAGTAGCATCTCAGATCGACAAACTGGCTAAAAGGGGCGTTATTCACAAGAATAAAGCTGCTAATCTGAAAAGTCAGCTGGCGAAAAGGGTGAATACGCTGGTTGCAGCTAAGTAA